Part of the Tolypothrix sp. PCC 7910 genome, AGAATACTTAGGGATTTCCAGAAAATAAATTATCTTCAGTTACTGACATTAAGATTATATTTCTCTCCCTGCTCCCTGCCCCCTGCTAAACAAGCGATAGCATATTTTTTTAGTTGGAAGCCTCTCAGGTTGGCTGAACAACAACAGAATCGCCTTCTATTTTTGCTGTATAAGTTTTGAGAGGTTTATCAGCAGGGCCTTCTATCACTTTGCCATCAGCCCCAAATTCCGAGTCATGACAAGGACAGACAAATTGTTTGGCGGTTTCCTTCCAGGTGACTGTGCAACCTTTATGAGTACAGGTAGGGTTAACAGCAATTAGATTTCCAGATTGAGATTTACCAACTACTAATACAGGCCCAACTGGCGATTCCTTCAAAAGTAACTGACCAGTTTTATCTAATTCTGCAACAGTACCCACTTTTACCCCATTCCCAGTTGTGGGAGGTAGGGTTGCAGTTGTAGATGTCGTTGTTTTTTCAGAACTACAAGCTGCGATCGCAATAGGTAAAGAACTAGCTAGCCAACCTAAACCCACCCAATTAATAAAATCACGACGTTTCATAAGTGCTGGAAGAATTACGTAAGTTTAACGAATATATATCAGAGATTTTCAATAATTGCTCAAGAGTCATAGAGACGCGATTAATCGCGTCTGTACAAAAGCCATTAGCTATTTCTTCCTTATCCCCAGCCTCCAGTCCCCAATCACCAATCCCCAATCACCAATCCCCTTAAAAGTTGTATCCAAAACTAAAATAAAATCCATGATCTTGGGCATTACTACCGCGATCGCTTAAATCAACTAGGGGAAGTGCGTAGTCCAAGCGACCGGATAAGTGGGGAATGGGTTCCCAAATTAGCCCTAAGCCTAAACCTGCTAAAAAGGTTTGATTAGTTAGCTTGTTGGGATTATCTGACTTGTTCCACACAGCACCTACATCGATAAATGGTGCTAATTGCATGGTAGGCTGCCCTGAGTTGTTATAGTCCAGTACAATCCGGTCTTCTAGTGATGCGCGAAATCCATTGTCGCCAGAACGGGCATTTTGTCGGTAACCCCGCAGCGATTGTCCACCACCAATAACGAACTGTTGCGAGGGTAGCAAGCTATCGGGGGTAAGTTGCAAGTCTAATTGAGCAATTAGCAAGTTGTCTTTAGATAATCGCTGTACACGTTGTACTTGGGTAAGCCAACTGAAAAACTGCCCATCTGGGATGGGGTCGGGGTTGGTAGTACTATCTAAGATATTTAAGCCGATATTAAATTGCGATCGCAGTGCCCAGGCTCCTTGTAAATCTCGTTTGAGATAATCTTGCCCAAACTTCAATACTCTTGTGCGGCTGTTTCCTTCTGCATCGGGGCCAATTCCAAAGGGTGTCGGTGTGTCGTTAAATAAGAATGTTTGACCATCTTGCCAAGCAAAGCCTAAAGATAAAGCAAATTCCTCACGGGGATTGCGAATTAATGGTTGGCGGTAACTGATTTCATATAAGTTGGTATCGCTGCGAATGCCAAAATCTGCAAACTGTGGGTCAGTAATTTTACTGCTACTTGGTGCAACCCGCAGTTGAATGTTACCATTCATGGCATTTACAGGTAGGCGATATCTAAAATCAAAGGCATTGGAACCGCCTGTGGTTGAGCGATAGTAGGAAGCGGTAATTTCATCACCATTGCCTGTCAGATTGCGGTTACTAATAAACCCACCAACACGCTCAGAGCCAACGCTGGGGGGAGAGTAATTATCTATACCAACAGAACCATAAAAAACAGGTGTCTCTTCAACACGCACTGTTAAAATACTTTGCCCTAATTCGGTTCCCTGTTTTAAATAGGCTTCTACGTTGCTAAATAGCGGATCGACTTTGAGTAAGCGTAATTGGTCTTCTAACTTATCTTTGCTGAGAGGAGAAACAGTACCTAGTTGTAGCCGACTGCGAACATAGCTAGAATTGACTTTTTCAGTTCCTAGCACTTCGATTTTTTCTACCCCACCTTCAATTACCTGAATTTGTACAACCCCGTTAGCAATTGTCTGCTCGGTGAGAATCGCCCTGGAGGTAATATATCCCCGGTTGAGATACAGTTCAGAAATCTGATCTACAGCCCCCTGGAGTTCTGCTAATGTCACAGAACGACCTTCTAAGGGTTTAGTAATAGCAGCAATTTCTTCGGGGCTGAAGACAGTGCTACCGATAACTTCTATTTTGCGAATCGAAATATTGGCAGATGGATCTGCTGGTGTGGGTGTTGTGGGTGGCGGGTTAGGTAGAGTCGGCTGCTGTTCATTTGGGGGTAAAGGTTGAGGCGTAGGCGGGGATTGGGGAAAGCGATCAAGATTTGGGTTCGGTTGAGGAGGTACTTGCACCGGGGCTGTTTGCGCGATCGCAGATAAACTCGTAAATAATGCCAAGCCAGCAAAAACGACTGATAACCAAAACCGATGAAATATAAAATACATAAAAATAAATAAGTATAAAGTTTAAAGGATAAAAAATGAAGTATAAATTACTGCTAATAAAATTGCTAGATTAGTTGCGTTTCAGCCTACTCAGTGGGAATTAAAAGAGCAGACAAAGCTTCACTCAGCAGCCTTTATACTTCATCTTTCAGCCTTTACCAAGGGTTGCCAATAAGTGTAAAAGCTGACCAGTAATATGGATGGCGTAATTCTTGGTTACCGAGTTCGGCAAGGATGGGTGGTAGAGTCACATTCACATTAGAAGTTTTGAGTTTCCCGCCTTCCAAGCGGACTTGACCTTTAATCATGGCGATTTGTGCTTGGCGGAGTGCTTCGGCTTTGATGGGGGCTTTTTTTAATTGTTCGTAGAATTCACTCATCAATCCCAAAGTCCCTTCGTCGGACACGTACCACAAACTCGCTAGTGCTGTCCTCACACCAGCTTGTACAGCAAAACCTGCAAAGCCTAACTCTGCCTCTTTATCTCCGATCGCAGTGCGACAGGAACTTAAAACCACTAACTGCACTGGGGGATTGTTCCAACCAAGTTTTCGCAGCTGATCCATTTTCAATTGGCTATCCCACATCTGAATGTAAGAATTACCGCGATCGCCTGGCTCAAATTCCGCGTGAGTAGCTAAGTGAATAATGCCGAAAGGTTTTTGCTGACGTTGCTTTTGCAAATTTGTCAGAGTAAAGCTTTCGTTTATGAAGAAATTACCTTGCCATAGCCGGGAAGTAATAGTTGATAATTCTGTAGGTACTGCTGGTAAAGGATTTTGGTTGCGGAATTCGGATGCACCCATACCTAAAACCTCAGCTTTTTTAATGTCCACAAATTTGGTATCAGTGAGGCTGAGACTGGGCATTAAACCTACGCTATAGCTTTCTACTAAATACTTTTGCCCATCATAAAGAGCCGCAATAGGGAGCGATCGCAATCCCTCATCCATGATGAATGCAATATTATTAATCTTGCGTGCTTGCAGCTCAGCTTCTAAGGGTGTAATTAGCCATTGATACAATTTTTTAGCTGGATCTTTATAGCTGTTATTTCGTGAACTCTTGGTAATATCCTTAATAAAGGTTTGGGCTGTTGCTATAACTTGCGATCGCGTCACAGGTAAAACCTTCCGGATTGGTAAACCTTGGGCAGTCACTATTACCAATTCCAAGCGATCGTTTGGCGATGGTAAGATTTTTGGTTTGTTCTGCTTGAGAGTGATAGCAGGCGAAAAGCTGGTAGGGATGAAATTGACATAAATTAGTGCAGGTTGAATACCTGTGGCATCACTAATTTGTTGCAGAATATTACGGGCAGTGTTGGGAGCATCAAGATTAGGTTTAGCTGCCTCACCCAAGTATTCTTTATACTGAGTTGTATACTCTTCCTCAATATTTGCTACAGCAGTATCAAGTACAACTTCCGGCGTAGAGTTGATAGTTACAGGTATTTGTGTAGAAGGCGGTTTTTTCAGAACCTCTGGATTTGGTGTATTAATTGGAACTGTTGGCGTAGTTGGAACTTCAGGAACAGTATTGCTTGGAGTAATGGGAGCAGGATTATTCGTCAAACTGAAGTTGGCAGGTGTGAGTGCGCCACTGTTAGCTGTAACTGTGTAATTACCTTCAACGGTGTTAGCTGTGACTGGGATACTCACATTACCACTGTTATTAGTCGTGAGGCTGGTATTACCTGAGAAATTAGCAGTTGCGCCTGATGTCGGTGCGTTGAATGTAACTGTGGTGTTAGCGATCGCATTGCCGTATTGGTCTTGAACTCTTGCTTGTAGCGGATTAGTAAATGCAGTGTTGACGATAGTACTTTGTGGTGTGCCACCTGTGGCGATGATGGAGAAGGCAACATCAGGATTATTAATTAAACTAAAGTTCGCTGGTGTGAGTGCGCCACTACTAGCTGTTACTGCATAACTACCTGCAACAGTGTTGGCTGTAATTGGGATACTCACATTTCCAGCGCTATCAGTGGTTAGGGTTGTATTCCCTGTGAAACCAGCAGTTGCACCGCCTGTAGGTGCATTAAAGGTAACAGTAGCGTTAGCGATCGCATTGCCATATTGGTCTTGGACTTTGGCTTGTAGCGGATTAGTAAATGCAGTGTTGACTACGGTAGTTTGCGGTGTCCCACCTGTGGCAATAATCGCCGCTGTAATATCTGGATTATTCGTCAAACTGAAATTAGCAGGAGTAACTGTGCCAGTACTGGCTGTGACTGCATAACCGCCTGCAACAGTATTGGCTGTAACTGGAATGCTGACATTTCCAGCGCTATCAGTAGTAACAATATTAGTTCCAGTAAAGTTAGCAGTTGCGCCGCCTGTAGGTGCATTAAAGGTAACTGTGGCATTGGCGATCGCATTACCATATTGGTCTTGAACTTTTGCTTGCAGTGGATTAGTAAATGCAGTGTTGACGATAGTACTTTGTGGTGTGCCACCTGTAGCGATAATCGCCGCTGCAACATCAGGATTATTCGTCAGACTGAAGTTAGCAGGGGTAAGTCTGCCACTACTAGCTGTGACTGCATAGCTACCTGCAACAGTGTTGGCTGTGACAGGGATGCTGACATTCCCAGCGCTATCAGTGGTGAGAGTTGTATTTCCTGTGAAACTTGCAGTTGCGCCTGATGTCGGTGCATTGAAGGTAACAGTAGCGTTGGCGATCGCATTGCCGTATTGGTCTTGAACTTTAGCTTGTAGCGGATTAGTAAATGCAGTGTTAACGATAGTACTTTGCGGTGTTCCACCTGTGGCGATAATGGCCGCTGCAATATCTGGATTATTCGTCAGACTGAAGTTAGCAGGGGTAAGTCTGCCACTATTAGCTGTTACTGCATAACTACCTGCAACAGTATTAGCTGTAATTGGAATACTCACATTTCCAGCGCTATCAGTGGTTAGGGTTGTATTGCCTGTAAAGTTAGCCGTTGCGCCGCCTGTAGGTGCATTGAAGGTAACTGTGGTGTTAGCGATCGCATTACCGTATTGGTCTTGGACTCTTGCTTGTAGCGGATTAGTAAATGCTGTATTAACGATAGTAGTTTGAGGTGTTCCACCTGTGGCGATAATTGCAAAGGCAACATCTGGGTTATTCGTCAAACTGAAACTTGCAGGTGTAAGTACGCCGCTATTTGCTGTAACTGTATAGCCACCTGCAACAGTGTTGGCTGTGACTGGAATACTCACATTTCCAGCGCTATCAGTGGTGAGAGTTGTGCTGCCTGTAAAGTTCGCAGATGAGCCAGTTGTAGGGGCTGTAAAATTGACTGTAATTCCCGGAATGGGTTGATCAAAACCATTTTCTGTAACCCTTGCCTGTAAAGGGGTTGAAAAGGGATTGTTTGCGATCGCACTTTGTCCAGATCCAGCAGTAGGCGTGAGGGTATAACCAAATAACTCAAATGCACCAATATCTGGTGCTGTGCTTTGTGGTCGGCTAATACCACGTTGATCTGTGGTGATATTTTGATCAGGGGTTGCAGTATTAATTGCCGGACTACCCGGTAGTAGGGCAAATGTCTGCGTAGAACCGCCATAGTTTCCTAAAACAGAGAGTTGGGGATTAATCGGTGTAGCAGCAGTACCTACTTGGTTACCATTGAAGCCATCACTAATACCTGTACCAGTGCCATCACCAATCAGGTTGTAGCTACTACCTGTATTGAGCAAACCAGAAAAATCAGGATTTTGGGAACTTGTATTACCCGCCACAATAGTATTTTTTAATGTTGTTTGCCCGCCAGATTCGTTGAAAATACCACCGCCATCTGTTGCCGAATTACTGCTCAAAGTGCTGCTGTTAATATTCGCCTGTAAAGTGGAAGCATTATAGATACCGCCGCCATTATTTGCTGAATTATTAGCGAAGGTACTATTGTTGACATTCAACGTATTTCCTTCGCCACCGTTGAAAATACCACCACCTTCATTGGTGGCTGAATTACCATTAAACGTACTGTTATTAACAGTAGCCGTACCAAAGAAGTTGAATATCCCGCCACCAATGCTTGCTGAATTACTATTGAAGATACTGTTATTGACATTCAATGTCCCAGATTCACTGTAGATACCGCCACCCCAGCCACCACTTTCTGTACCCAATTCTGTGGAATTGCCTGTTAAGGTGATGTTATTAAGATTGAGTGTGCCAGAACCAAAATAAGCAATACCACCACCATTAATGCCGACACTTCTACCATTAATAATTGCCAGGTTATTGATATTAACAACACCCTCAGCAGAAATCAAGAATACTTGCTTATTATTAAGACCATTAATTATGGTGTTACTTGCCCCAGCACCATTTATTGTCAAGGGTTTGTCAAAAATGCTAATTCTGTTACCAGAGTAAGTACCTGGGCCTAGGTTAATAATGCTATTTCCTGCAACTGAGCCAATTACATCAATTGCATTTTGAATTGAATCAGTAGATGCATCGCTTAGTGGGTTAACTTGATTGAGATTAAACGTTAAGTTACCCGTACTAAATAAATTAATAGTCGCATCATTGGGATTGAAAAATTGCCTAGCTGTAAGGGTTAGAGATGCAGTTACATCACCAGTCTGGTTAATACTGTTCGTTAGCGTAATATCACCATTACCCCCTGTACCACTGGAAGTTGTGATGGTGACATTTGTACCGCTATCTAAGGCATCTTGAATAGTTACAGGAGAAATATCACTATTATTGGCTGGATCAAACAGTCCCCCTGATGGTGTTCCAGTACCACCACTCACAATATTGATATCGGTTGGATCTAGTAACCAAGTACCCGGTTGTCCTTTAGCAGCACTAGCATCGACTTTGCTACCAGTAACATCCAGGGAAAGTTTTCCTGATGTTTCAACTAAGCCGCCATTACCCGCGATCGCACCACCTCTGGCTGTAATATTGCCAAAAAAGCGGGTAGTATCATCAGCCCAAACAATTACCTTACCGCCGTTACCATTGCCCAGAGCATCAGCCGCAATCGCAGAATCACTACTAATA contains:
- a CDS encoding ubiquinol-cytochrome c reductase iron-sulfur subunit, which codes for MKRRDFINWVGLGWLASSLPIAIAACSSEKTTTSTTATLPPTTGNGVKVGTVAELDKTGQLLLKESPVGPVLVVGKSQSGNLIAVNPTCTHKGCTVTWKETAKQFVCPCHDSEFGADGKVIEGPADKPLKTYTAKIEGDSVVVQPT
- a CDS encoding ShlB/FhaC/HecB family hemolysin secretion/activation protein, whose translation is MYFIFHRFWLSVVFAGLALFTSLSAIAQTAPVQVPPQPNPNLDRFPQSPPTPQPLPPNEQQPTLPNPPPTTPTPADPSANISIRKIEVIGSTVFSPEEIAAITKPLEGRSVTLAELQGAVDQISELYLNRGYITSRAILTEQTIANGVVQIQVIEGGVEKIEVLGTEKVNSSYVRSRLQLGTVSPLSKDKLEDQLRLLKVDPLFSNVEAYLKQGTELGQSILTVRVEETPVFYGSVGIDNYSPPSVGSERVGGFISNRNLTGNGDEITASYYRSTTGGSNAFDFRYRLPVNAMNGNIQLRVAPSSSKITDPQFADFGIRSDTNLYEISYRQPLIRNPREEFALSLGFAWQDGQTFLFNDTPTPFGIGPDAEGNSRTRVLKFGQDYLKRDLQGAWALRSQFNIGLNILDSTTNPDPIPDGQFFSWLTQVQRVQRLSKDNLLIAQLDLQLTPDSLLPSQQFVIGGGQSLRGYRQNARSGDNGFRASLEDRIVLDYNNSGQPTMQLAPFIDVGAVWNKSDNPNKLTNQTFLAGLGLGLIWEPIPHLSGRLDYALPLVDLSDRGSNAQDHGFYFSFGYNF
- a CDS encoding CHAT domain-containing protein, with protein sequence MSPLATLAMIFGLFSPVVKAQSITPANDGTGTVITTEGNKIDINGGSLSSDRTNLFHSFSQFGLDANQTANFLSQPSIQNILGRVTGNNASLINGLIQVTGGNSNLYLMNPAGIIFGSSASLNVPAAFTATTANGIGFGNNQWFNAIGSNNYANLIGKPTEFAFTTSLGGSIFNAGNLAVSEGQSLMLLGGMVLNTGTLTAANGNVTIMAVPAEKIVRLTSTNSLLSLDLPVETKNTINPQPFSPRSLPSLLTGGNVKKVTGVTVENGVVKLISTNTAIPTDVGTTVVSGKVSVNNSQEPINKVSNYTQQINILGDRIALLNANINASGSNGGTVLIGGDYQGKGTLPNASHTYISSDSAIAADALGNGNGGKVIVWADDTTRFFGNITARGGAIAGNGGLVETSGKLSLDVTGSKVDASAAKGQPGTWLLDPTDINIVSGGTGTPSGGLFDPANNSDISPVTIQDALDSGTNVTITTSSGTGGNGDITLTNSINQTGDVTASLTLTARQFFNPNDATINLFSTGNLTFNLNQVNPLSDASTDSIQNAIDVIGSVAGNSIINLGPGTYSGNRISIFDKPLTINGAGASNTIINGLNNKQVFLISAEGVVNINNLAIINGRSVGINGGGIAYFGSGTLNLNNITLTGNSTELGTESGGWGGGIYSESGTLNVNNSIFNSNSASIGGGIFNFFGTATVNNSTFNGNSATNEGGGIFNGGEGNTLNVNNSTFANNSANNGGGIYNASTLQANINSSTLSSNSATDGGGIFNESGGQTTLKNTIVAGNTSSQNPDFSGLLNTGSSYNLIGDGTGTGISDGFNGNQVGTAATPINPQLSVLGNYGGSTQTFALLPGSPAINTATPDQNITTDQRGISRPQSTAPDIGAFELFGYTLTPTAGSGQSAIANNPFSTPLQARVTENGFDQPIPGITVNFTAPTTGSSANFTGSTTLTTDSAGNVSIPVTANTVAGGYTVTANSGVLTPASFSLTNNPDVAFAIIATGGTPQTTIVNTAFTNPLQARVQDQYGNAIANTTVTFNAPTGGATANFTGNTTLTTDSAGNVSIPITANTVAGSYAVTANSGRLTPANFSLTNNPDIAAAIIATGGTPQSTIVNTAFTNPLQAKVQDQYGNAIANATVTFNAPTSGATASFTGNTTLTTDSAGNVSIPVTANTVAGSYAVTASSGRLTPANFSLTNNPDVAAAIIATGGTPQSTIVNTAFTNPLQAKVQDQYGNAIANATVTFNAPTGGATANFTGTNIVTTDSAGNVSIPVTANTVAGGYAVTASTGTVTPANFSLTNNPDITAAIIATGGTPQTTVVNTAFTNPLQAKVQDQYGNAIANATVTFNAPTGGATAGFTGNTTLTTDSAGNVSIPITANTVAGSYAVTASSGALTPANFSLINNPDVAFSIIATGGTPQSTIVNTAFTNPLQARVQDQYGNAIANTTVTFNAPTSGATANFSGNTSLTTNNSGNVSIPVTANTVEGNYTVTANSGALTPANFSLTNNPAPITPSNTVPEVPTTPTVPINTPNPEVLKKPPSTQIPVTINSTPEVVLDTAVANIEEEYTTQYKEYLGEAAKPNLDAPNTARNILQQISDATGIQPALIYVNFIPTSFSPAITLKQNKPKILPSPNDRLELVIVTAQGLPIRKVLPVTRSQVIATAQTFIKDITKSSRNNSYKDPAKKLYQWLITPLEAELQARKINNIAFIMDEGLRSLPIAALYDGQKYLVESYSVGLMPSLSLTDTKFVDIKKAEVLGMGASEFRNQNPLPAVPTELSTITSRLWQGNFFINESFTLTNLQKQRQQKPFGIIHLATHAEFEPGDRGNSYIQMWDSQLKMDQLRKLGWNNPPVQLVVLSSCRTAIGDKEAELGFAGFAVQAGVRTALASLWYVSDEGTLGLMSEFYEQLKKAPIKAEALRQAQIAMIKGQVRLEGGKLKTSNVNVTLPPILAELGNQELRHPYYWSAFTLIGNPW